In one Zobellia galactanivorans genomic region, the following are encoded:
- the rimK gene encoding 30S ribosomal protein S6--L-glutamate ligase, protein MTDLKIIGSEEWCVFENLGIPAIKARVDSGAKTSSIQATNIKIIMKGTQEWVKFEVSPLQENRSISIPCQARLVDRRMVKSSSGISEERLVVRTAVTLGDETFEIELTLANRDTMEFRMLLGREALNERYIVNPALNYQIQDFDEAVINQKYAPYFKEKTGLKIALLASNPNLYSNKRIMEAAEARGHEIVFLNVELAYMKLDAHSPEIRYRGGNILNAFDAVIPRIKPSVTFYGCALIRQFDNLGVYCQNTAEAITQSRDKLFASQLFSKNDIHIPITGFAKSPMDTKDLIKMVNGAPLIIKLLESTQGKGVVLAETNKAAESVINAFKSVNTNILVQEFIKEANGQDIRCFVVNGKVVASMQRQAEKGEFRANIHQGGKASIIRITSEERKLAQKAAKVLNLAVAGVDIIRSNKGPLLLEVNSSPGLEGIENATGKDIANEMIVAIEKKLRFSI, encoded by the coding sequence TTGACTGACTTAAAGATTATAGGAAGCGAAGAATGGTGCGTGTTTGAAAATTTGGGTATCCCGGCCATAAAGGCAAGGGTAGATTCAGGGGCCAAAACATCGTCCATACAAGCGACCAACATAAAGATTATTATGAAGGGCACCCAAGAATGGGTAAAGTTTGAAGTAAGCCCGCTTCAAGAAAACCGAAGTATTTCCATACCCTGTCAGGCGCGGTTGGTAGACCGTAGAATGGTAAAAAGTTCTTCGGGAATCTCAGAAGAGCGCTTGGTGGTACGTACTGCGGTTACCTTGGGAGACGAGACTTTCGAGATAGAGCTTACCTTGGCCAACCGTGATACCATGGAGTTTCGTATGCTCTTGGGGCGCGAGGCGCTGAACGAACGTTACATTGTTAACCCTGCACTCAATTATCAGATACAGGATTTTGACGAAGCGGTCATTAACCAAAAATACGCTCCCTATTTTAAGGAGAAAACGGGGTTAAAGATTGCCCTCTTGGCCAGCAACCCTAACCTATATAGTAATAAGCGTATCATGGAAGCCGCTGAGGCCCGTGGTCATGAAATTGTTTTTCTGAACGTAGAATTGGCTTATATGAAGCTTGATGCCCACTCGCCTGAAATCCGGTATAGAGGGGGCAATATTCTGAATGCCTTCGATGCCGTTATACCGAGAATCAAACCTTCGGTTACCTTTTATGGTTGTGCATTGATCCGACAATTCGATAATCTTGGGGTCTATTGCCAAAATACGGCCGAGGCCATTACGCAGTCAAGGGACAAGCTTTTTGCATCGCAATTGTTTTCTAAGAACGATATACATATTCCTATAACCGGTTTTGCCAAATCCCCAATGGATACCAAAGACCTGATCAAAATGGTCAATGGGGCACCTTTAATTATCAAGTTGCTGGAAAGTACTCAAGGAAAAGGGGTGGTGCTCGCCGAGACCAATAAGGCTGCAGAGAGCGTGATCAATGCATTTAAAAGTGTAAATACCAATATTTTGGTGCAAGAGTTTATCAAGGAAGCCAACGGGCAAGATATTCGCTGTTTCGTTGTCAACGGAAAAGTAGTGGCCTCTATGCAAAGACAGGCTGAAAAAGGGGAGTTCAGGGCCAATATCCACCAAGGCGGCAAGGCTTCCATTATTAGGATCACTTCCGAAGAACGCAAACTGGCACAAAAGGCGGCAAAAGTTTTGAACCTGGCCGTTGCCGGGGTCGATATCATTCGCTCGAACAAAGGCCCCTTGCTCTTAGAGGTAAATTCGTCCCCCGGTCTTGAAGGCATCGAAAATGCAACGGGAAAAGACATTGCCAATGAAATGATCGTGGCCATTGAAAAGAAGTTAAGGTTTAGTATCTAA
- a CDS encoding deoxyhypusine synthase family protein yields MTKTKGAISEFIEKYYLHFNAAALVDAAKAYEEQLNKGSKMLVSLAGAMSTAELGKIFAEMIRQDKVQIISCTGANLEEDIMNLVAHSHYKRVPEYRDLTPQDEWNLLEKGLNRVTDTCIPEEEAFRRLQEHIFKIWKDAEEKGERYLPHEYMYKMLLSGVLEEYYEIDLKDSWMYAAAEKNLPIVCPGWEDSTMGNIFASYVLKGELKASTMKSGIEYMTFLADWYTDNSKNGIGFFQIGGGIAGDFPICVVPMLYQDMERTDTPFWSYFCQISDSTTSYGSYSGAVPNEKITWGKLDIDTPKFIIESDATIVAPLIFAYLLDL; encoded by the coding sequence ATGACGAAGACTAAAGGAGCAATTTCCGAATTTATAGAAAAATATTACCTGCATTTTAATGCTGCCGCTTTGGTTGATGCCGCCAAGGCATACGAAGAGCAATTGAACAAAGGTTCTAAAATGCTTGTGTCATTGGCCGGAGCGATGAGTACTGCCGAATTGGGCAAGATCTTTGCCGAAATGATCCGTCAAGACAAGGTACAGATCATATCGTGTACAGGGGCCAACCTAGAGGAGGATATCATGAATTTGGTAGCACATTCACATTACAAACGTGTTCCCGAATACCGAGACCTTACGCCCCAAGATGAGTGGAATTTACTCGAAAAGGGCCTGAATAGGGTAACCGATACCTGTATTCCCGAAGAGGAAGCCTTTAGAAGGTTGCAGGAGCATATTTTTAAGATATGGAAAGATGCCGAGGAAAAAGGGGAGCGTTACTTGCCGCATGAATACATGTATAAAATGTTGCTTTCCGGGGTGCTTGAAGAGTATTATGAAATCGACCTTAAAGATTCATGGATGTACGCCGCTGCGGAGAAGAACCTACCTATTGTGTGCCCAGGATGGGAAGACAGTACTATGGGCAACATCTTTGCATCTTATGTGCTAAAGGGCGAGTTGAAGGCCAGTACCATGAAATCGGGTATTGAATATATGACCTTCTTGGCCGATTGGTATACCGATAACTCTAAAAACGGTATCGGCTTCTTTCAAATCGGAGGAGGTATAGCTGGTGATTTTCCTATCTGTGTAGTGCCTATGCTCTATCAAGATATGGAACGTACCGATACACCGTTCTGGAGCTATTTCTGCCAGATCAGTGATTCTACCACCAGTTACGGGTCGTATTCGGGTGCGGTTCCGAACGAGAAAATTACATGGGGGAAACTCGATATCGATACCCCGAAATTTATAATAGAAAGCGATGCAACCATTGTTGCGCCATTAATTTTTGCTTATCTTCTTGACTTATGA
- a CDS encoding OmpA family protein: protein MKKIVLYIFMGTCLMVTAQSKEERANSYFEDFKFDKAIELYSDLAAEKKRPSLDVIQRLADSYFNMNRYQEAVKWYEKLYLIKGKDVGEGNIIKLVQSLKASMQIDRADELLREFYTDEKRLNMMLAQKKHLDSTLTQKEKYEVVNQAFNSAKSDFGPMFFNDGLIFASARDTIKSNGELYPWNKQPYLDLYITRPSDASYVPEKYLENLESSYHDATLTFSWDGQTVYFTRNYLKKKNKLSANEEGLSNMQILRGTISNNELINVTSLSFNSKDYSCGHPALSPDGRHLYFTSNMPGGYGESDIYVVDLNNDGEVLSDPMNLGPAINTRGREMFPFINGDVLYFSSDSHYGLGGLDIFGSVISSKTDYSLPLNLGKPLNSNMDDFSFIREDEKGNGYFASNRAGGKGDDDIYRFEKVKATDCLEYSGYVLNQQTGQPIAEANIELKNTVDELIVVHRTDALGYFNITLPCNKKNTIVFSKAGYSKETIVIETGENPEAPSVDNKIYLTPFDSLVEKEGDVEKIRVNPIYFEYDKSDITARAEIELDKVLFAMEKFPDIKIKIESHTDSRGTDKYNLELSDDRAKSTRRYLLSKGIDADRIESANGYGEYRLKNECSNGVKCSDQKHLENRRSNFIIVSKKADEKPYAKK, encoded by the coding sequence ATGAAAAAAATAGTACTATACATATTTATGGGTACATGCCTTATGGTTACTGCTCAGAGCAAGGAAGAAAGAGCCAATTCTTATTTTGAGGATTTTAAGTTCGATAAGGCCATTGAGCTGTACAGTGATTTGGCGGCTGAAAAAAAGAGGCCTTCCCTTGATGTCATACAACGCCTGGCCGATAGCTATTTCAATATGAATAGGTATCAAGAAGCCGTAAAATGGTATGAAAAACTCTACCTGATCAAAGGTAAGGACGTCGGAGAAGGCAATATTATTAAACTGGTGCAAAGCCTCAAGGCGAGCATGCAAATCGATAGGGCCGATGAATTGCTCAGGGAGTTCTATACCGATGAGAAGCGATTGAACATGATGTTGGCTCAGAAAAAACACTTGGACAGTACTCTCACACAAAAAGAGAAATACGAGGTGGTCAACCAAGCTTTTAATAGTGCTAAATCTGATTTTGGCCCTATGTTTTTTAACGATGGGTTGATCTTTGCCTCGGCGCGCGACACTATCAAGTCCAATGGGGAACTATACCCTTGGAACAAACAACCTTATTTGGATCTATATATAACCCGCCCTAGCGATGCGAGTTATGTACCCGAAAAATATCTGGAAAACCTTGAGTCGTCTTACCATGACGCTACGCTGACCTTTTCTTGGGATGGCCAAACCGTGTATTTTACCCGAAACTATCTCAAAAAGAAGAATAAACTCAGCGCCAACGAAGAGGGCTTGTCGAACATGCAGATCTTAAGGGGGACCATAAGCAATAACGAGCTTATAAATGTAACCTCATTGAGCTTTAACAGTAAAGACTACTCTTGCGGACATCCGGCTTTGAGCCCAGATGGCAGACACCTATATTTTACATCGAACATGCCCGGAGGCTATGGTGAAAGTGATATTTACGTAGTAGACCTTAACAATGACGGAGAGGTACTTTCCGATCCCATGAACCTCGGTCCTGCGATCAATACCCGTGGTAGGGAAATGTTTCCCTTTATCAATGGAGATGTCCTGTATTTTTCATCCGATAGCCATTACGGCTTAGGAGGTTTGGATATTTTTGGGTCGGTAATTTCTTCAAAGACCGATTATTCCCTGCCCCTGAACCTAGGAAAACCCTTGAACAGCAATATGGATGATTTTTCATTCATAAGGGAAGATGAAAAAGGCAACGGATATTTTGCTTCCAACCGAGCGGGAGGTAAGGGCGATGATGATATTTATCGCTTTGAAAAAGTAAAGGCTACCGATTGTCTTGAATATTCCGGTTATGTGTTGAACCAACAAACGGGTCAACCGATCGCCGAAGCCAATATAGAACTTAAAAATACGGTCGATGAACTTATTGTCGTTCACAGAACCGATGCCTTGGGGTATTTCAATATTACCCTTCCCTGTAACAAGAAAAATACGATTGTCTTTTCAAAGGCGGGCTATTCTAAGGAAACGATAGTAATAGAAACGGGTGAAAACCCTGAAGCGCCATCTGTCGATAATAAAATTTACCTAACACCCTTTGATAGCTTGGTAGAGAAAGAGGGCGACGTAGAGAAAATCAGGGTGAACCCGATTTATTTTGAATACGACAAATCTGATATCACCGCCCGGGCGGAAATTGAATTGGACAAGGTACTCTTTGCCATGGAGAAATTCCCCGACATCAAGATCAAGATCGAGTCCCATACCGATTCCAGGGGTACCGATAAATACAATTTGGAATTATCGGACGATCGTGCCAAATCAACAAGACGCTACCTCCTTTCAAAAGGTATCGATGCGGACAGAATTGAAAGTGCCAATGGATACGGTGAATACCGTTTGAAAAATGAATGTTCCAATGGCGTAAAATGTAGCGACCAGAAACATTTGGAAAACCGTCGGTCTAATTTTATTATCGTTTCCAAGAAGGCCGATGAGAAACCTTATGCCAAAAAATAA
- a CDS encoding bifunctional GNAT family N-acetyltransferase/carbon-nitrogen hydrolase family protein has protein sequence MKIEDIENIELKFLSLDDYQELKDAMISAYANMPGSYWKEKQIKSLIDKFPEGQVVIKINGQLAGVALSIIVDYDRFDDEHTYEQITGNYSFATHDDEGDVLYGIEVFIKPQFRGLRLGRRLYDYRKELCEKLNLKSIVFGGRMPNFHKYMGELTPKEYIAKVRRKEIADPVLNFQISNDFHPAKVMKGYLEGDKDSSDFAILMEWDNIYYQKPSKKAATKKKVIRLGLIQWQMRPYKDLEELLQQAEYFIDAVSGYRSDFALFPEFFNAPLMAKDNHLSTSDAIRELARHTGDIVQKFSEFSISYNINIITGSMPEMIDGRLYNVGYLCRRDGSMERYEKLHVTPDEAKVWGMQGGTQLRAFDTDCGKIGVLICYDSEFPELSRLLADEGMDILFVPFLTDTQNGYSRVRYCAQARAIENECYVAIAGSVGNLPNVQNMDIQFAQSMVFTPCDFSFPTNGIKAEATPNTEMILIADVDIDLLRELNQFGAVRNLKDRRKDIFELRKKV, from the coding sequence ATGAAAATAGAGGATATAGAGAATATAGAGTTGAAGTTTTTAAGCCTTGATGATTATCAAGAGCTTAAAGATGCCATGATATCGGCCTATGCCAATATGCCTGGATCCTACTGGAAAGAAAAGCAAATAAAATCGCTTATCGATAAATTTCCGGAAGGCCAGGTGGTAATCAAGATAAATGGACAGTTGGCCGGTGTGGCCCTGTCCATTATTGTAGACTATGACCGTTTCGATGACGAACACACCTATGAGCAGATTACGGGCAACTATTCCTTTGCCACGCATGACGATGAGGGCGATGTGCTCTACGGTATCGAGGTCTTTATAAAGCCACAGTTTCGCGGTCTTAGATTGGGGCGTCGCTTGTACGATTACCGAAAGGAATTGTGCGAGAAGTTGAACCTTAAAAGTATTGTCTTTGGAGGAAGAATGCCCAATTTTCATAAATACATGGGCGAGCTTACCCCAAAAGAATACATTGCCAAGGTGCGCCGTAAGGAAATTGCCGATCCTGTACTGAACTTTCAGATCAGCAACGACTTTCACCCTGCCAAGGTCATGAAGGGATACTTGGAAGGCGATAAGGATTCGAGTGACTTTGCCATTCTGATGGAGTGGGACAATATCTATTATCAAAAACCTTCTAAAAAGGCGGCGACCAAGAAAAAAGTCATTCGTTTAGGGCTTATACAATGGCAGATGCGACCCTATAAAGATTTGGAAGAACTGCTGCAACAGGCGGAGTATTTTATCGATGCCGTTTCAGGGTATAGGTCCGATTTTGCCCTGTTTCCCGAGTTTTTCAATGCGCCCTTGATGGCCAAGGACAATCATTTGTCCACTTCCGACGCCATTCGTGAATTGGCTAGGCATACGGGTGATATTGTACAGAAATTTTCTGAGTTTTCCATATCCTATAACATCAACATCATAACCGGAAGCATGCCTGAAATGATCGATGGCCGTTTGTACAACGTAGGCTATTTGTGCCGACGTGACGGTAGTATGGAACGTTATGAAAAATTACATGTCACCCCTGACGAAGCCAAGGTCTGGGGAATGCAAGGTGGAACCCAACTAAGGGCCTTCGATACCGATTGCGGTAAAATAGGCGTCTTGATCTGTTATGATTCCGAATTTCCTGAACTAAGCCGTTTGTTGGCCGACGAGGGTATGGATATATTGTTCGTTCCCTTTTTGACCGATACCCAAAATGGCTATTCTAGGGTGCGGTATTGTGCCCAGGCAAGGGCGATAGAAAACGAATGCTATGTGGCTATTGCCGGTAGCGTGGGCAACTTGCCCAATGTGCAGAACATGGATATTCAATTTGCCCAATCCATGGTATTTACACCTTGTGATTTTTCCTTTCCCACCAATGGGATCAAGGCCGAGGCCACACCGAATACCGAAATGATCTTAATAGCCGACGTAGATATCGATTTGCTGCGCGAACTTAACCAATTTGGGGCCGTACGGAATTTGAAGGATAGAAGAAAAGATATATTTGAACTAAGAAAAAAAGTGTAG
- a CDS encoding CAP domain-containing protein gives MVRFNTLLLIAVTVLMTSCSSSTTEEDELYKSVSSTAQEVTVSDIEKEVLDVVNEYRVSIGLNALKFSQVAYSYANAHNTYMISEGQISHDNFDIRASKLSVDAKADYVSENLGMDFTNAEDILEAWKNSPIHKKVMEGNFEYTAVSVTADENGVLYFTQLFFL, from the coding sequence ATGGTACGATTCAACACTTTACTTCTTATTGCAGTTACAGTTTTAATGACTTCATGTTCTTCTTCTACCACGGAAGAAGATGAACTTTACAAATCGGTTTCTTCTACCGCCCAAGAAGTAACGGTTTCCGATATAGAAAAAGAGGTACTGGATGTAGTAAATGAATATAGGGTCTCTATCGGGCTGAATGCATTGAAGTTTAGCCAGGTTGCTTACAGTTATGCAAATGCCCACAACACCTATATGATTTCGGAAGGTCAGATCAGCCATGATAATTTTGATATAAGGGCTTCTAAATTATCTGTAGATGCCAAGGCCGATTATGTTTCTGAAAACTTGGGTATGGATTTTACGAATGCCGAAGATATTCTTGAAGCATGGAAAAATAGCCCGATTCACAAGAAGGTTATGGAAGGTAATTTTGAATACACGGCGGTTAGTGTTACCGCTGACGAGAATGGGGTACTTTATTTTACCCAGCTGTTTTTTCTATAA
- a CDS encoding PorP/SprF family type IX secretion system membrane protein, producing the protein MKALCTTIKIVMVCYLAFKMSVAYGQQPPQYTQYMYNTAVLNSGYSASGTLEATLLHRSQWVGIDGAPETQSLSVQGKLRERIALGLTAINDNIGAANDLDINGTFAYEIPTGYTTKLSLGVNAGIDVLKVDWSKGIYQDGLDPVFAENVNKIRPVFGAGAYFYSSNWYVGLSTHNFLNSQIYNDDEVEVTDRKSQYYLMAGYVLDLSDNLKFKPAILTKHVAGAPITVDVSGNFLIKETLALGLAYRYNDAISALAGLHISKSFFLGYAYDYSTTGLKSYNDGSHEIILKYNLFNAQKRALSPRFF; encoded by the coding sequence ATGAAAGCACTTTGTACTACTATAAAGATAGTTATGGTCTGCTATCTCGCATTTAAAATGAGCGTGGCCTACGGTCAACAACCTCCGCAGTACACTCAATATATGTATAATACAGCCGTATTGAATTCGGGCTACTCGGCCAGCGGTACGCTAGAGGCAACTCTTTTGCATCGTTCGCAGTGGGTCGGCATAGACGGCGCCCCCGAAACCCAGTCCCTTTCGGTACAGGGGAAATTACGCGAACGTATCGCCCTTGGGCTTACGGCTATTAACGATAATATCGGGGCCGCAAACGACCTTGATATCAATGGAACCTTTGCGTATGAGATACCAACGGGGTATACCACCAAGCTATCGCTGGGCGTCAATGCCGGGATCGATGTCCTAAAAGTCGACTGGTCCAAAGGGATTTACCAAGACGGCCTAGACCCCGTATTTGCAGAAAACGTAAATAAAATCCGACCGGTGTTCGGTGCCGGCGCCTATTTCTATAGCAGCAACTGGTATGTTGGCCTGTCTACCCACAATTTTTTGAACTCGCAAATCTACAACGATGACGAAGTAGAGGTAACGGACCGAAAAAGTCAGTATTACTTGATGGCGGGTTATGTTCTAGATCTATCCGATAACTTGAAGTTCAAGCCGGCCATTCTGACAAAGCATGTGGCGGGAGCACCTATAACCGTAGATGTGTCGGGTAATTTTCTGATCAAGGAAACATTGGCCTTGGGCTTGGCTTATCGGTATAACGATGCCATCAGTGCCTTGGCCGGTCTGCACATTTCTAAAAGCTTCTTTCTCGGATATGCGTATGATTATTCTACGACCGGTTTAAAAAGCTATAACGATGGTTCGCACGAAATCATTCTCAAATACAATCTGTTCAATGCCCAAAAAAGGGCTCTGTCACCTAGATTCTTCTAA
- a CDS encoding T9SS C-terminal target domain-containing protein, which yields MIRKTTLRQNLLLLFSFVCFFSFAQDRVYTSAITSENEVDLSNNAIGTDLTTNATIRANSGIAVGIGAYDGHLELAYPSTLPANTTSYLKIETEDNLLSSLLGGSLGNLLSDIVGVLLIGNQEFTVEARNVNTTVLQSNSGIVDAFASDEARVVIDEAGTYFLAVTPTSAYDRVRLTNSVGSLIGLSQTRDLDVYGSFYGDGDTPCGAPSFTSYSGSGISLDLLDLGGAGVTDPHLAIDGDSNTFSELGLGVIGVAANIEQTIYFNSPEDTDDYYYVEIAIDPSLLQLDIADSIEVIGQNGAATPVYTESLSNLLDLDLLGLLQSGQTAVIGFDPASPIDRVTVRLSSLVGVGIDQNIKIYDVYRAPETPVITATADDLNICAGSATSITAEIQNTTNTELRWYDAEHNGNLLATLNSGDAFTTPVLNSDTTYYVAAAEIGCAEESPRTEVEVNVVAIPTAADITVLGNENPVCSSNTVVLVPSSTVNGSFTWYLDGTKTTEITDGMVDGGVTYEIDSNGVLTVTGLTEVGSPYTYFVSVKDDLAGCENVSGDLKSVEVNVVDFSKTVSIDSETLISLDNLLDIFDGTSTVDVTGTVSGDVVAGEPISLAVNGKLFDGVVGADSSFSVAVDALDLVSDLDNTLEAFLQGVLCSVSTEISVDLPDLVIDDVLQVFCASDFATVADLQVDLDDIVFFDDLTAGLQIDANTPLVDGQVYFAGILDIPTSILARVQISVQIIDVPTPTTDDTDQVFCESDSPIVGDIQTDQTNVVFYDSASGGNVIDPSTPIEDGLSYYVAAVENGCESSQRLVVTTSLVDDGSTPITLTGEFEDACQNRSYTYVTNADKQNYVWEIVGGTIIEGGTSTDDFATVRWTELIDTQISVSYVDESTCSPNKMLSQNVEVESCGVVMGEEFCLKVFNEFSPNNDGFNDFFTIQCIEDYSNTLEVYNRNGNLVYKAKDYRNTWNGLANVKGVLSSGDHLPSGTYYYSITIPELERNLVGWLQLAR from the coding sequence ATGATACGTAAAACTACCTTAAGGCAAAACTTGCTGTTACTTTTCTCGTTTGTTTGCTTTTTTTCTTTTGCTCAAGATAGGGTTTATACTAGTGCTATTACTAGTGAAAACGAAGTAGATCTATCTAACAATGCTATAGGTACCGATTTAACAACCAATGCGACAATCAGGGCGAATTCTGGTATTGCTGTGGGAATTGGTGCTTATGACGGACATTTGGAACTCGCCTATCCGTCCACACTACCGGCGAATACTACCAGTTATTTAAAAATTGAGACCGAAGACAATTTGCTCTCCAGCCTATTGGGTGGCAGTCTAGGGAATTTACTATCCGATATAGTCGGGGTACTGCTTATAGGAAACCAAGAGTTTACTGTTGAGGCCCGTAATGTCAATACTACTGTCCTTCAATCGAATTCTGGAATTGTCGATGCTTTTGCGTCTGATGAGGCAAGGGTTGTTATTGATGAGGCAGGGACTTATTTTCTTGCCGTGACCCCAACAAGCGCCTATGACAGGGTCCGCTTGACCAACAGCGTCGGATCATTGATCGGATTGAGTCAAACCAGAGATCTCGATGTTTATGGCTCTTTTTATGGCGATGGAGATACCCCATGTGGAGCTCCTAGTTTTACTTCGTACAGTGGTAGCGGCATATCGTTGGACCTTCTCGACTTAGGAGGCGCAGGAGTGACCGACCCACATTTGGCCATTGATGGCGATAGCAATACCTTTTCTGAGTTAGGACTTGGAGTTATCGGTGTGGCAGCCAATATAGAACAGACCATCTATTTCAATAGCCCGGAAGATACAGATGATTATTACTATGTAGAGATTGCTATCGACCCTTCGCTATTACAATTGGATATTGCTGACTCCATTGAGGTAATCGGTCAGAACGGTGCGGCAACACCTGTCTATACAGAGAGTCTATCGAATTTATTGGATTTAGACCTGTTGGGTCTGTTACAGAGTGGTCAAACGGCCGTTATCGGCTTTGATCCTGCAAGCCCTATAGATCGGGTAACGGTGAGGTTATCATCCTTGGTCGGTGTCGGTATCGATCAGAATATTAAAATTTACGATGTGTACAGGGCTCCTGAAACACCTGTAATCACCGCTACCGCAGATGACCTAAATATCTGTGCGGGTTCGGCTACTAGCATAACTGCGGAAATTCAAAACACTACCAATACAGAGTTGAGATGGTACGATGCCGAACACAACGGAAACCTATTGGCAACCTTAAACTCGGGTGATGCGTTTACCACACCGGTCTTAAATTCAGACACGACCTATTATGTGGCCGCTGCCGAAATCGGTTGCGCCGAGGAATCTCCTCGAACCGAAGTTGAAGTAAATGTCGTTGCCATTCCGACTGCGGCCGATATTACGGTTCTGGGCAACGAAAACCCTGTTTGTTCTTCGAACACTGTAGTTCTTGTTCCTTCAAGTACGGTAAACGGAAGCTTTACTTGGTACCTTGATGGGACAAAGACCACCGAAATTACCGATGGAATGGTAGATGGTGGGGTTACTTATGAAATTGATTCCAATGGTGTTTTGACCGTAACCGGGCTGACCGAAGTGGGATCTCCGTACACGTATTTTGTGTCGGTGAAAGATGATTTGGCCGGTTGCGAGAATGTTTCTGGCGATTTGAAATCGGTAGAGGTCAATGTGGTAGATTTTTCAAAGACGGTATCTATTGATTCTGAAACTTTGATAAGCCTAGATAATCTCCTTGATATTTTTGATGGTACCAGTACGGTAGATGTAACCGGAACCGTATCGGGCGATGTTGTCGCAGGAGAACCTATTTCCTTGGCCGTAAACGGAAAGCTTTTTGATGGGGTTGTGGGAGCCGATTCATCGTTTAGCGTTGCAGTAGATGCACTCGATCTGGTATCCGACCTAGATAACACCCTTGAAGCCTTTTTGCAAGGTGTTCTTTGTAGTGTTTCCACTGAAATTTCGGTAGACCTTCCTGATTTAGTGATAGACGATGTGCTACAGGTTTTCTGTGCCTCTGATTTTGCTACCGTAGCGGATTTGCAGGTAGATCTTGACGATATCGTTTTCTTCGATGACCTCACGGCAGGATTGCAAATTGATGCCAATACACCCTTGGTCGACGGACAGGTTTATTTTGCGGGAATTTTAGATATTCCTACTTCTATACTGGCACGGGTACAGATTAGTGTTCAGATTATTGATGTTCCAACACCCACTACCGACGACACGGATCAAGTTTTCTGTGAAAGCGATAGTCCCATAGTAGGCGATATTCAAACCGACCAGACCAATGTAGTGTTCTACGACAGTGCTTCGGGCGGAAATGTTATCGATCCTTCCACCCCCATAGAAGATGGCCTTAGCTATTATGTTGCGGCGGTCGAAAATGGGTGCGAAAGCAGTCAGCGGTTGGTGGTTACCACGAGTTTGGTCGATGATGGTTCTACACCTATCACGTTGACCGGTGAATTCGAGGATGCCTGTCAAAACCGTTCGTATACCTATGTGACCAATGCCGATAAACAAAATTATGTTTGGGAGATTGTGGGAGGTACAATCATAGAGGGAGGAACTTCTACCGATGATTTTGCAACCGTAAGGTGGACCGAGTTGATCGATACCCAAATCAGCGTTTCCTATGTAGATGAATCGACATGTAGCCCCAATAAAATGCTTTCTCAAAATGTTGAGGTAGAGAGCTGTGGCGTGGTTATGGGAGAGGAATTCTGTCTTAAGGTTTTCAATGAGTTTTCCCCGAACAATGATGGTTTCAATGATTTCTTTACCATACAATGTATAGAAGATTACTCCAATACCTTGGAAGTCTATAACCGAAACGGAAACCTTGTCTACAAAGCCAAGGATTATCGAAATACTTGGAACGGGCTAGCAAATGTCAAAGGCGTTTTGAGCAGTGGAGATCATTTGCCTTCAGGAACGTATTACTATTCCATTACGATTCCTGAGCTGGAAAGAAACCTCGTCGGTTGGCTGCAATTGGCTAGATAA